One Candidatus Binatia bacterium DNA window includes the following coding sequences:
- the dnaJ gene encoding chaperone protein DnaJ yields MPEKDLYQILGVSRTATEEEIKKAYRKLARRWHPDLNPGNKEAEEKFKEISEAYEILGDPEKRKLYDEFGLEGVRQGFDAAQARAARERARAWSTGTRGFTEGFGGFTSFEDLFGELFGQRARTPSRGADLETELEIDLADVVRGATRTLRIQRPSACPSCGGSGSAAGSGVACPVCSGRGSVQMIKGPVTFTRTCTGCGGTGKIAVEACARCGGTGEISETETLQVRIPPGAETGTRLRIAGKGAPGQHGGPPGDLYVRLQVRPHPAVERKGADLFLEVPVTLGEAILGGTIEVPTFDGTVRVKVPPGSQSGRQLRLPGRGVPDPKTGRRGDFYLRLMVRVPEEVPEELKELVRRLESAYRTPVRRGLKL; encoded by the coding sequence ATGCCGGAAAAAGATCTCTACCAGATTCTCGGGGTTTCCCGAACGGCCACCGAGGAGGAAATCAAGAAAGCGTACCGCAAGCTCGCGCGCCGCTGGCACCCCGACCTGAACCCCGGGAACAAGGAAGCCGAGGAGAAATTCAAGGAAATCTCGGAGGCCTACGAGATCCTCGGCGACCCGGAAAAACGCAAGCTCTACGACGAGTTCGGGCTCGAGGGGGTGCGGCAGGGCTTCGATGCGGCCCAGGCTCGAGCAGCCCGCGAGCGCGCCCGAGCGTGGAGCACGGGTACCCGGGGTTTCACCGAAGGCTTCGGCGGATTCACGAGCTTCGAGGATCTTTTCGGCGAACTTTTCGGGCAGAGGGCGAGAACCCCCTCGCGAGGCGCCGACCTCGAGACCGAGCTCGAGATCGACCTTGCCGACGTCGTGCGGGGTGCCACCCGTACGCTGAGAATCCAGAGGCCTTCTGCCTGTCCTTCGTGCGGCGGCAGCGGAAGCGCCGCCGGTTCGGGGGTCGCTTGTCCCGTGTGCAGCGGGCGCGGGTCCGTCCAGATGATCAAGGGGCCCGTCACCTTCACGAGGACCTGCACGGGGTGCGGTGGCACGGGAAAGATCGCCGTGGAAGCTTGCGCGCGGTGCGGCGGGACGGGGGAGATCTCCGAAACGGAGACGCTGCAGGTACGGATTCCGCCCGGCGCCGAGACGGGGACGCGCTTGCGCATCGCCGGCAAAGGGGCACCAGGGCAGCACGGGGGGCCGCCGGGCGACCTCTACGTTCGGCTCCAGGTGCGGCCCCATCCCGCGGTGGAACGAAAGGGAGCGGATCTTTTCCTCGAGGTTCCGGTCACCCTCGGCGAGGCGATTCTCGGGGGGACGATCGAGGTCCCCACGTTCGACGGAACGGTTCGGGTCAAGGTCCCTCCCGGGAGCCAGAGCGGGCGCCAGTTGAGGCTTCCGGGACGCGGGGTGCCCGACCCGAAAACGGGCCGACGCGGGGACTTCTATCTCCGCTTGATGGTCCGGGTACCGGAGGAGGTGCCCGAGGAACTGAAGGAGCTCGTCAGGCGGCTCGAATCCGCCTACCGCACGCCCGTGCGCCGCGGGCTCAAACTTTGA
- a CDS encoding acetoacetate metabolism regulatory protein AtoC, producing MEPKSEPETPRSQAAPRGTILVADDEAGIRESLAEVLREEGYDVVAVGDGEAALRALEERDFDVVLSDLLMPGADGLEVLERVRERSPQTLTLLMTAHASVDTAVQALRRGAQDYLLKPLLFDEVLHKVEALLQHRQIAWENQFLRSQLHRRWDVDEVVARSPAMQQVMELARKVAATSSTVLLTGESGVGKEVVARAIHRMSERRDRVFLPVNCAAIPETLLESQLFGHLRGSFTGAVTNQEGLFQRARGGTIFLDEIADLPLGLQAKLLRVIESKEILPIGASAPTRVDVRILAATNRDLAREVEEGRFRADLFYRLNVVNIHIPPLRERREDIPPLVDHLVRLHNRELKKSFQGLDRQALQVLMSLPWKGNVRELDNVIEHAMILGEGDWIGVEDLPSWVRRDLPPSVGEGTGLREAVRAYEKAYIEATLRQTGNDKRLAAKQLGLSLSSLYRKLEELGIRAPARQERG from the coding sequence ATGGAGCCGAAGTCCGAGCCAGAAACACCGAGAAGCCAAGCCGCCCCCCGCGGAACGATTCTCGTCGCCGACGACGAGGCGGGAATCCGAGAGAGCCTCGCCGAAGTCCTGCGGGAGGAAGGATACGACGTCGTGGCCGTCGGGGACGGAGAAGCGGCGTTACGGGCGCTCGAAGAAAGGGATTTCGACGTCGTTCTGTCCGACCTCCTCATGCCGGGAGCTGACGGCCTCGAAGTCCTCGAGCGGGTGCGCGAGAGGTCCCCCCAGACGCTCACGCTGCTCATGACCGCCCACGCCAGCGTGGATACGGCCGTGCAAGCGCTCCGACGCGGCGCTCAGGATTACCTCCTCAAGCCCCTCCTTTTCGACGAGGTGCTCCACAAGGTCGAAGCACTCCTGCAACACCGGCAGATTGCCTGGGAAAACCAGTTTCTCCGGAGCCAGTTGCACCGCCGCTGGGACGTCGACGAGGTCGTCGCCCGATCCCCGGCCATGCAGCAGGTCATGGAGCTCGCGCGCAAGGTGGCGGCGACGTCGAGCACGGTCCTTTTGACGGGCGAGAGCGGCGTGGGCAAGGAAGTCGTAGCCCGCGCCATCCACCGGATGAGCGAGCGGCGAGACCGCGTTTTTCTCCCCGTCAACTGTGCCGCCATCCCCGAGACGCTCCTCGAAAGCCAGCTTTTCGGGCACCTTCGTGGCTCCTTCACGGGGGCGGTCACCAACCAGGAGGGGCTTTTCCAGAGGGCGCGGGGCGGGACGATTTTTCTCGACGAGATCGCCGACCTGCCCCTGGGCCTGCAAGCCAAGCTTCTGCGGGTCATCGAGAGCAAGGAAATCCTCCCGATCGGGGCGAGCGCACCGACCCGCGTCGACGTGAGGATCCTGGCCGCCACCAACCGGGACCTCGCCAGGGAGGTCGAGGAGGGGCGGTTCCGGGCCGACCTCTTCTACCGCCTGAACGTCGTGAACATCCACATCCCGCCGCTGCGGGAAAGGCGGGAGGACATTCCGCCGCTGGTCGACCACCTCGTGAGGCTCCACAACCGCGAGCTGAAAAAGAGCTTCCAGGGGCTGGACCGCCAGGCCCTGCAAGTTCTCATGTCGCTTCCCTGGAAGGGCAACGTGCGCGAGCTCGACAACGTCATCGAACACGCCATGATCCTCGGCGAAGGGGACTGGATCGGCGTCGAGGACCTGCCGAGCTGGGTCCGCCGGGACCTCCCTCCGAGCGTCGGGGAGGGGACGGGTTTGCGGGAGGCCGTACGCGCCTACGAAAAGGCTTACATCGAGGCCACGCTGCGCCAGACGGGTAACGACAAGAGACTCGCGGCCAAGCAGCTCGGTCTTTCCCTTTCCTCGCTCTACCGCAAGCTCGAAGAACTGGGCATCCGCGCCCCGGCCCGCCAGGAAAGGGGCTGA